In Clostridium cylindrosporum DSM 605, one DNA window encodes the following:
- the ispF gene encoding 2-C-methyl-D-erythritol 2,4-cyclodiphosphate synthase, which produces MRIGHGYDVHKLGENRDLIIGGVKIPHHLGLVGHSDADVLVHAIMDSILGALALRDIGYHFPDNDSSFKNINSLILLEKVKELLDSKGYKVGNIDSTIIAQKPKLSPYIETMRENISRVLGVSIDDINVKATTEEKLGFTGEEKGISAHSVCIIFKA; this is translated from the coding sequence ATGAGAATAGGACATGGTTATGATGTACATAAACTAGGAGAAAATAGGGACTTAATAATAGGTGGAGTTAAAATTCCACATCACTTAGGTCTTGTAGGACATTCAGACGCGGATGTTTTAGTTCATGCTATAATGGACTCTATACTTGGGGCACTAGCACTTCGTGATATAGGATATCATTTTCCTGATAATGACAGTTCCTTTAAAAACATTAATAGTTTAATATTACTTGAAAAGGTTAAGGAATTACTAGATAGTAAAGGTTATAAGGTAGGGAACATAGATTCAACTATAATAGCACAAAAACCGAAACTGTCTCCATATATAGAAACTATGAGGGAAAACATATCAAGGGTACTAGGTGTTTCTATAGATGATATAAACGTTAAGGCTACTACAGAGGAGAAGTTAGGATTTACAGGAGAAGAAAAGGGAATTTCAGCTCATAGTGTATGTATAATTTTTAAGGCTTAG
- the rlmB gene encoding 23S rRNA (guanosine(2251)-2'-O)-methyltransferase RlmB, whose amino-acid sequence MESEEFIEGRNPVLEALKSERTIEKIYVSKGDVEGSIKVIISKARDKGIVIQEMDKKGLDNISVTNSHQGVIARVTPFNYSEVQDILDYAKEKEEDPFVIILDEIEDPHNFGSIIRTANACGAHGIIIPKRRSALVTQTVLKVSAGAAEGMKIAKVTNLNQTIKDLKDKGLWIIGTDMDGEVCYNSNLKGSLGLVVGSEGKGISRLVKENCDIVVRIPMNGTINSLNASVAAGIIMYEIVRQRG is encoded by the coding sequence ATGGAAAGTGAAGAGTTTATAGAGGGGAGAAATCCTGTACTTGAAGCTTTAAAGTCAGAGAGAACTATAGAAAAGATATACGTTTCTAAGGGAGATGTTGAGGGTTCAATTAAGGTTATCATTTCAAAGGCCAGAGATAAGGGAATAGTAATACAGGAAATGGACAAAAAAGGCCTTGATAATATATCAGTAACAAATAGTCATCAGGGTGTTATTGCAAGGGTAACGCCTTTTAACTATTCTGAAGTTCAAGATATACTAGACTATGCGAAGGAAAAAGAAGAAGATCCATTTGTAATAATACTTGATGAGATAGAGGATCCTCATAATTTTGGTTCTATTATAAGAACTGCAAATGCATGTGGGGCACATGGGATAATAATACCTAAAAGAAGAAGTGCTCTAGTTACACAAACAGTACTTAAGGTATCAGCAGGAGCAGCTGAAGGAATGAAAATAGCAAAGGTAACTAATCTTAACCAAACAATTAAAGACCTAAAGGATAAAGGACTTTGGATAATAGGAACTGATATGGATGGAGAAGTGTGTTATAACTCTAATCTGAAAGGATCGCTTGGACTTGTTGTTGGAAGTGAAGGAAAGGGCATTAGTAGGTTAGTTAAGGAGAATTGTGACATAGTAGTTCGAATTCCAATGAATGGTACAATCAATTCACTTAATGCTTCAGTTGCCGCAGGGATAATAATGTACGAAATAGTTAGACAAAGAGGTTAA
- the thyX gene encoding FAD-dependent thymidylate synthase: MAKLKVKLIAHTEDPEKIIAASAKLCYSSTSVDNILDGLTEEKTNEFIEMLMSLSHESPIEHVSFTFAVEGVSRSLTHQLVRHRIASYSQQSQRYVRLNQFDYIIPPEIESIDEAKDIYIKSMEDSQRSYDNLVEILFDKHFNGLIKEGTSEESARKIAEKKSIEDARYVFPNACETKIVLTMNARTLFNFFRHRCCSRAQWEIRNLADEMLKEVKSIAPTLFKSCGPSCVGGSCQEGAMSCKEMVKMREKYKNL; encoded by the coding sequence ATGGCTAAGCTAAAGGTAAAATTAATAGCTCATACTGAAGATCCAGAGAAAATAATAGCTGCTTCAGCTAAGCTTTGCTATAGTAGTACATCAGTAGATAATATACTAGATGGGCTAACAGAGGAAAAAACAAATGAATTTATAGAAATGTTAATGTCTTTATCACATGAATCACCGATAGAGCATGTATCATTTACATTTGCTGTAGAGGGAGTATCAAGATCACTTACTCATCAACTTGTTAGACATAGAATAGCAAGTTATTCACAGCAAAGCCAAAGATATGTTAGATTAAATCAATTTGATTATATAATTCCTCCAGAAATTGAAAGTATAGATGAAGCAAAAGATATATATATAAAGTCTATGGAGGATTCTCAGCGTTCATATGATAATTTAGTCGAAATTCTTTTCGACAAACATTTTAATGGTTTGATTAAAGAAGGTACTTCTGAAGAAAGTGCTAGAAAGATAGCAGAAAAAAAATCAATTGAAGATGCAAGATATGTGTTTCCTAATGCATGTGAAACAAAAATAGTTTTAACTATGAATGCAAGAACACTTTTCAATTTCTTTAGACATAGATGCTGTTCTAGAGCACAATGGGAAATTAGAAATCTTGCAGATGAAATGTTAAAAGAGGTTAAATCCATCGCACCTACATTATTTAAAAGCTGTGGTCCATCATGTGTAGGAGGTTCATGCCAAGAGGGGGCAATGAGCTGCAAAGAAATGGTTAAAATGAGAGAGAAGTATAAGAATTTATAA
- a CDS encoding NYN domain-containing protein, producing the protein MADCYIERTVYNLSKNMDVRVVTSDNLEQKIAMQMGTIRITPKEFLEQVKRTYHKITKETELTYVERKNMLENCVNKDILEKLEKMRRNL; encoded by the coding sequence ATTGCTGATTGTTATATAGAAAGAACCGTATATAACTTATCTAAAAATATGGATGTTAGGGTTGTAACATCAGATAATTTAGAACAAAAAATAGCTATGCAAATGGGTACAATAAGAATAACGCCTAAAGAATTCCTCGAACAAGTTAAAAGAACTTACCATAAAATAACAAAGGAAACTGAGTTAACCTATGTAGAGAGAAAGAATATGCTCGAAAACTGCGTCAATAAAGATATATTGGAAAAACTTGAGAAGATGCGTCGAAACCTTTGA
- the ispD gene encoding 2-C-methyl-D-erythritol 4-phosphate cytidylyltransferase, protein MVTAIIVAAGMGSRMNLGYNKQFIKLFDKEILAYTLEVFQEINEVDNIILVASQNEMDFCRNNIINKYNITKVNKIVKGGRTRQESVFNGLKSCENCDIVLIHDGARPFINPKVIVDTISLSKTKGAAAAAVKVKDTIKKGNNNRFIDTLNREELYSIQTPQTFKFDLILKAHESAVLSGFEGSDDTSLVENIGESVYVVNGDYFNIKITTKEDIYIGEAILKAIKEGI, encoded by the coding sequence TTGGTTACAGCTATAATTGTTGCAGCGGGTATGGGTAGTAGAATGAATTTAGGATATAATAAGCAATTTATAAAGCTATTTGATAAGGAGATACTAGCTTATACACTTGAGGTTTTTCAAGAAATTAATGAGGTAGATAATATAATTCTTGTAGCATCACAAAATGAGATGGATTTTTGTAGAAATAATATAATAAATAAGTATAATATTACAAAGGTTAATAAGATTGTAAAAGGGGGAAGGACTAGACAGGAGTCTGTTTTTAATGGATTAAAAAGCTGTGAAAACTGTGATATAGTGCTCATTCATGATGGTGCAAGGCCATTTATAAACCCTAAGGTTATAGTAGATACAATATCACTTTCAAAGACAAAAGGTGCCGCAGCTGCTGCTGTTAAGGTTAAAGATACTATAAAAAAAGGAAATAATAATAGATTTATAGATACGCTAAATCGTGAGGAACTCTATAGTATTCAAACTCCTCAAACATTTAAGTTTGATTTAATTCTAAAAGCTCATGAGAGTGCTGTTTTAAGTGGATTTGAAGGGTCAGATGATACGTCTTTAGTTGAAAATATTGGGGAAAGTGTTTATGTTGTTAATGGAGATTACTTTAATATAAAAATAACAACTAAGGAAGATATATATATAGGCGAGGCAATATTAAAGGCTATTAAGGAGGGAATATAA
- a CDS encoding proline--tRNA ligase yields MRLSNLFMPTLREVPAEAEILSHKLMLRAGLMRKQASGVYNYLPLGLKALNKLENIIREEMNKEGAQEILCSALIPSELLKESGRWGVFGPEMFKQYDRHNREFCLGPTHEEVFTDIVRSAVKSYKNLPLNLYQIQTKYRDERRPRFGVMRSREFVMKDAYSFDSSWEGLDTVFNKMHSAYCNVFSRCNLDYAPVEADSGAMGGSGSVEFMVKSEIGEDEIVFCTKCSYGANIEKAQTLPTNVIADVSVREVEKVYTPGIKTIEELAKYLYKKPSELAKTLLYKVDDKVVAVVIRGDRELNEVKVANHFVATEIEMLDAEGVREATGAEPGFAGPMGIKADAVLIDYEVAEGEVFSIGANETDYHIMNTMYKRDFDGIVGDFRKIAEGDKCPVCGEAVTIKRGIEVGHIFKLGTKYSEALNANFIDENGKENPIIMGCYGIGVNRTMAAVIEQHSDDKGIIWPLELAPFEAIVVPVVMKDEAQVKIAEDIYNNLKSMGIDALIDDRKERAGVKFNDADLIGIPFRITVGKKASEGIVEFKLREEEEARDILIEDVYTEIVKAFKEKGKVLYSKTEL; encoded by the coding sequence ATGAGATTATCAAATTTATTCATGCCAACACTAAGAGAGGTTCCAGCAGAAGCTGAAATTCTAAGCCATAAGTTAATGCTTAGAGCAGGGCTTATGAGAAAGCAAGCATCAGGGGTTTATAATTACTTACCACTTGGTCTTAAGGCTTTAAATAAGCTTGAAAATATTATTAGAGAAGAGATGAATAAGGAAGGTGCACAGGAAATACTTTGTTCAGCTCTTATACCATCAGAATTACTTAAAGAATCTGGTAGATGGGGTGTATTCGGACCAGAAATGTTTAAGCAATATGACAGACATAATAGAGAATTTTGTCTTGGGCCAACACACGAGGAAGTATTCACTGATATTGTAAGAAGTGCAGTAAAGTCATATAAGAATCTTCCTCTTAATCTATACCAAATCCAAACTAAATATAGAGACGAAAGAAGACCTAGATTCGGAGTTATGAGATCAAGAGAGTTTGTTATGAAAGATGCTTATAGCTTTGATTCTTCATGGGAAGGACTAGACACAGTATTCAATAAAATGCATAGTGCATATTGCAACGTATTTTCAAGATGTAACCTTGACTATGCTCCTGTTGAAGCGGATTCAGGAGCAATGGGAGGAAGCGGTTCTGTTGAATTTATGGTTAAATCAGAAATCGGTGAAGACGAAATAGTATTCTGTACAAAGTGTTCATATGGAGCTAATATAGAAAAAGCTCAAACTCTACCAACTAATGTTATTGCAGATGTAAGTGTTAGAGAAGTAGAAAAGGTTTATACTCCTGGAATTAAGACAATAGAAGAACTTGCAAAGTATTTATACAAAAAGCCTTCAGAACTTGCAAAAACTTTATTATACAAGGTTGATGATAAAGTAGTTGCTGTTGTAATTAGAGGAGATAGAGAACTTAATGAGGTTAAGGTTGCTAACCACTTTGTAGCGACTGAAATAGAAATGCTTGATGCTGAAGGTGTTAGAGAAGCTACAGGAGCAGAACCTGGATTTGCAGGTCCTATGGGAATTAAGGCAGATGCTGTTTTAATAGATTATGAAGTAGCTGAAGGTGAAGTTTTCTCAATAGGTGCAAATGAAACAGATTACCACATTATGAACACAATGTATAAGAGAGACTTTGACGGAATAGTTGGAGACTTTAGAAAAATAGCTGAGGGAGATAAATGCCCAGTATGTGGTGAAGCTGTAACTATTAAAAGAGGTATAGAAGTTGGGCATATATTTAAGCTTGGAACAAAATACTCAGAGGCTCTAAATGCTAACTTCATAGATGAAAATGGTAAGGAAAACCCAATTATAATGGGATGCTACGGAATAGGTGTAAACAGAACAATGGCAGCTGTAATAGAGCAACATAGTGATGACAAGGGTATAATTTGGCCACTTGAACTTGCTCCATTTGAAGCTATAGTAGTTCCTGTTGTAATGAAGGATGAAGCTCAAGTTAAGATTGCAGAGGATATATATAACAATCTTAAGAGTATGGGTATTGATGCTTTAATAGATGATAGAAAAGAAAGAGCTGGGGTTAAGTTTAACGATGCTGACCTTATAGGTATTCCATTTAGAATTACAGTAGGTAAAAAGGCAAGTGAAGGAATTGTTGAATTTAAACTTCGTGAGGAAGAAGAAGCTAGAGACATTTTAATAGAGGATGTTTATACTGAAATTGTTAAAGCATTTAAGGAAAAGGGTAAGGTTCTTTACTCAAAAACTGAACTGTAA
- a CDS encoding Mini-ribonuclease 3, protein MKQDNIQNNKEICNSFELSEIEVRLLNPITLAYMGDSIYEMYIRRYIVNYSKDKRGKNLHKLSIKMANAKSQSQFLEVIKDSLKEDELEIVRRGRNSKTGHVPKSASVIDYKRATALEALIGYLYLLKRIDRLEEIMNIILNEAQLD, encoded by the coding sequence ATGAAACAGGATAATATACAAAATAATAAAGAAATATGTAATAGCTTTGAGTTATCTGAGATAGAAGTTAGACTTTTGAATCCGATTACTTTAGCTTATATGGGAGATTCTATATACGAAATGTATATTAGAAGATATATAGTCAATTATAGTAAGGATAAAAGGGGTAAAAATCTCCATAAACTTTCTATAAAAATGGCGAATGCAAAATCACAATCACAGTTTTTAGAAGTAATTAAGGATTCGCTTAAGGAAGATGAACTTGAAATAGTAAGAAGAGGACGTAATTCTAAAACAGGTCATGTACCTAAAAGTGCAAGTGTTATAGATTACAAAAGAGCAACAGCTCTTGAGGCACTTATAGGATATTTATACCTTCTAAAAAGAATAGATAGATTAGAAGAAATAATGAACATAATACTAAATGAAGCACAGTTAGACTAA
- a CDS encoding PIN/TRAM domain-containing protein yields MLNKIFRTLITLAGILIGMLSAYGLKDLEFINGIMRIQGSTTNTAIFSTVISILFGIIFYLLSPFIINLITSFITSIEGSIQRIPTGDIISGLAGLIVGLVLANLLVSSFIKFLSATPLLSVIGTIISAIVNIVCGVLGIKIAMKKKGEFARSASFLKKFTREKKPKEKTPVGATPKVLDTSVIIDGRIFDILKTGFVEGTIVIPSFVLEELRHIADSSDSLKRTRGRRGLDLLNQIQKELPIKIEISEKDFPSLQEVDTKLLKLAEEVKGKVITNDFNLNKVAEFQGVPVLNINELSNAIKPVVIPGEEMHLSIVKDGKESGQGVSYLDDGTMIVVEGGKRHLGEDVDVIVTSVLQTAAGRMIFAKMK; encoded by the coding sequence ATGCTAAATAAAATTTTTAGGACCTTAATTACTTTAGCTGGTATATTGATTGGGATGCTTTCAGCATATGGACTAAAGGATTTAGAGTTTATTAACGGAATTATGAGAATACAAGGTAGTACCACTAACACTGCTATTTTTAGTACAGTTATTTCTATACTTTTTGGAATTATATTTTACTTGTTGTCACCTTTTATTATAAACCTTATTACTAGCTTTATTACTTCAATTGAAGGTTCTATTCAAAGAATACCTACAGGGGATATAATATCAGGACTAGCTGGTCTTATTGTAGGGCTTGTGCTTGCTAATCTATTAGTTAGCTCATTTATAAAGTTTTTATCAGCGACTCCACTACTATCGGTTATAGGAACGATTATTTCTGCTATTGTTAATATTGTATGTGGTGTACTAGGTATTAAGATAGCAATGAAGAAAAAGGGAGAGTTCGCAAGATCAGCATCATTTTTAAAGAAATTTACTAGAGAAAAGAAGCCAAAGGAAAAAACTCCTGTAGGAGCAACACCTAAGGTTTTAGATACAAGTGTAATAATTGACGGGAGAATATTTGATATTCTTAAAACAGGTTTTGTTGAGGGAACAATTGTAATTCCTTCATTCGTTTTAGAGGAACTTCGTCATATAGCAGATTCTTCGGATTCTCTAAAAAGAACTAGGGGAAGAAGAGGACTTGATTTATTAAACCAAATTCAAAAAGAACTTCCAATTAAGATAGAAATATCAGAGAAGGATTTTCCATCTCTTCAAGAAGTTGATACTAAGCTTCTTAAGTTAGCGGAAGAAGTTAAAGGTAAAGTTATTACCAATGACTTTAACCTTAATAAGGTAGCAGAATTCCAAGGTGTTCCTGTACTTAATATAAATGAACTTTCAAATGCTATTAAGCCAGTAGTTATACCTGGAGAAGAGATGCACTTATCAATAGTTAAAGATGGTAAGGAAAGTGGACAGGGAGTTTCATACTTAGATGATGGAACTATGATTGTTGTTGAAGGTGGAAAGCGTCATCTTGGTGAGGATGTAGACGTTATAGTAACAAGTGTCCTTCAAACAGCAGCAGGTAGAATGATATTTGCTAAAATGAAATAA
- the cysS gene encoding cysteine--tRNA ligase, with the protein MKLYNTMTRKKEEFIPLTEGTVKMYVCGPTVYNYFHIGNGRTFIVFDTIRKYFEYRGYDVKFVQNFTDIDDKLIKKAIEEDTTVEEVAKRYIEEYYKDADALLLKRATYNPKATEYVGKIIKFIKDLEAKGYAYSKDGDVYFRSKKFELYGKLSKQNLEDLEVGARIELDSRKEDAMDFVLWKAQKEGEPGWNSPWGCGRPGWHIECSVMASELLGETIDIHGGGADLSFPHHENEIAQSEARHGKSFANYWMHSAYLNINNQKMSKSLNNFFTAREILEKYDAEVLRLFMLSGHYRSPINFSLDLLESSKSGLERLYNSVRNLEHIERNGEDRDLSSEETKLYHEILKYKEKYINAMDDDFNTADAISYIYDMVRDINTNVSDNTSKKLAVMLLEIIRELGSVLGILQKVTEEEFSEEIKALVDERQKARKDKDFKRADEIRDELKAMGITLEDTPQGVKIVRIS; encoded by the coding sequence ATAAAGCTTTACAATACAATGACAAGAAAAAAAGAAGAGTTTATACCCTTAACTGAGGGAACTGTTAAGATGTATGTATGCGGTCCAACAGTGTATAACTACTTTCATATAGGAAATGGAAGAACATTTATAGTTTTTGATACTATAAGAAAGTATTTTGAATATAGAGGATATGATGTTAAGTTTGTTCAAAACTTTACTGATATAGATGATAAACTTATAAAAAAAGCAATTGAAGAGGACACTACCGTTGAAGAAGTAGCTAAGCGTTACATTGAAGAATACTATAAAGATGCAGATGCACTTTTACTTAAAAGAGCAACTTATAATCCAAAGGCTACTGAGTATGTAGGAAAGATAATTAAGTTTATCAAAGATCTTGAAGCTAAGGGATATGCATACTCAAAGGATGGAGATGTTTATTTTAGAAGTAAGAAGTTTGAACTTTACGGAAAGTTGTCAAAGCAAAACCTTGAAGATCTTGAAGTAGGGGCAAGAATAGAGCTTGATTCAAGAAAAGAAGATGCTATGGATTTTGTTCTTTGGAAGGCTCAAAAAGAAGGTGAACCAGGATGGAATAGTCCTTGGGGATGTGGAAGACCTGGGTGGCATATAGAATGTTCAGTTATGGCAAGTGAACTTCTAGGTGAGACTATAGATATACATGGTGGAGGAGCGGATCTTTCATTCCCACACCATGAAAATGAAATAGCTCAAAGTGAAGCAAGACATGGAAAGTCATTTGCAAACTACTGGATGCATTCAGCTTATCTTAATATAAATAACCAAAAGATGTCTAAGTCTCTAAACAACTTTTTTACTGCAAGGGAAATACTTGAAAAGTATGATGCTGAGGTTTTAAGATTATTTATGCTTTCAGGACATTATAGAAGCCCTATTAACTTTAGTTTAGATCTTTTAGAATCATCAAAGTCAGGGCTAGAAAGACTATATAACTCTGTTAGAAATCTAGAGCACATAGAACGAAATGGAGAAGATAGAGATCTTTCAAGTGAAGAAACTAAACTATATCATGAGATCTTAAAGTATAAAGAAAAATATATAAATGCTATGGATGATGATTTTAATACAGCAGATGCTATAAGTTATATATATGATATGGTTAGGGATATTAATACTAATGTTTCTGATAATACATCAAAGAAATTAGCAGTTATGCTACTTGAAATTATTAGAGAGCTTGGAAGTGTACTTGGAATACTTCAAAAGGTTACTGAAGAAGAGTTTTCTGAGGAAATAAAGGCTTTAGTTGATGAAAGACAAAAAGCTAGAAAAGATAAAGACTTTAAGCGTGCAGATGAAATTAGAGATGAACTTAAAGCTATGGGAATAACTTTAGAGGATACTCCTCAAGGTGTAAAAATAGTAAGAATAAGTTAA